One Pelorhabdus rhamnosifermentans genomic region harbors:
- a CDS encoding YqzL family protein, producing the protein MVIPAEVFWKVFKETGSVVAYLMYRKLRLQ; encoded by the coding sequence ATGGTGATCCCCGCCGAGGTCTTTTGGAAGGTATTTAAAGAAACCGGTTCAGTTGTGGCTTATTTAATGTATAGGAAGTTAAGACTTCAATAA
- the pheS gene encoding phenylalanine--tRNA ligase subunit alpha, whose amino-acid sequence MEQQLRQLSKDAQTEISQATCVENLQEVRVKYLGKKGSLTVLLRGLGNLSKEMRPKMGQVVNEIRSELEGALNEKTSELKASELKNRLAKEKIDISLPGRKVPSGHLHPLSLTLNRIKDIFMKLGFQVAEGPEVEQDYYNFEMLNFPKDHPARDMQDSFYITENILLRTHTSPVQARTLQAHEPNSPVRIIAPGKVYRSDYDATHSPMFQQVEGLVVDKGIRFSDLKGTLELFLHEIFGSSVAVRFRPSFFPFTEPSAEVDISCVMCGGKGCRVCSGTGWLEILGSGMVHPNVLTLNNYDPQAVSGFAFGMGVERIAMLSYGIDDMRLFFENDVRFLQQY is encoded by the coding sequence ATGGAACAGCAATTAAGACAGCTTAGTAAAGATGCACAAACTGAGATTAGTCAAGCAACGTGTGTAGAAAATTTGCAGGAAGTGCGTGTTAAGTACTTAGGTAAAAAAGGTAGTTTAACAGTCCTACTGCGTGGTTTAGGCAATTTGAGTAAGGAAATGCGGCCTAAAATGGGGCAAGTCGTCAATGAAATTCGGTCGGAGCTAGAAGGTGCATTGAATGAGAAAACAAGTGAACTGAAAGCGAGCGAGTTAAAGAATCGCTTAGCTAAGGAGAAAATTGATATTTCTTTGCCAGGACGTAAGGTTCCAAGCGGTCACTTGCATCCCTTGTCACTGACGCTTAACCGAATTAAAGATATTTTTATGAAACTGGGTTTTCAGGTTGCGGAAGGTCCGGAAGTGGAGCAAGATTATTATAATTTTGAAATGCTCAATTTCCCGAAAGATCATCCTGCTCGTGATATGCAGGATTCCTTTTACATTACGGAAAATATTTTGCTTCGTACCCATACGTCTCCTGTTCAGGCACGGACATTGCAGGCTCATGAACCCAATTCGCCTGTTCGGATTATTGCTCCAGGCAAGGTTTATCGCAGTGATTATGATGCAACGCATTCTCCCATGTTTCAACAAGTTGAGGGACTTGTTGTTGATAAGGGCATTCGCTTTTCTGATCTGAAGGGTACACTGGAATTATTCCTTCATGAAATTTTTGGCAGTAGCGTTGCTGTGCGCTTTCGTCCGAGCTTTTTCCCCTTTACGGAGCCAAGTGCTGAAGTAGATATTTCTTGTGTTATGTGTGGGGGAAAAGGCTGTCGTGTTTGTTCCGGAACAGGCTGGCTGGAAATCTTAGGTTCAGGTATGGTTCATCCCAATGTTTTAACATTGAATAATTATGATCCCCAGGCTGTAAGTGGTTTTGCTTTTGGTATGGGTGTAGAACGGATTGCTATGCTAAGTTATGGCATTGATGATATGCGACTGTTTTTTGAAAATGATGTGCGGTTTTTGCAACAATATTGA
- the pheT gene encoding phenylalanine--tRNA ligase subunit beta — translation MQASIEWLKEYVDFQADPDILGESLTMAGIPVEHVTHLGQNLEHVVTGKVKEIYPHSHADKLNVCKIDVGSEVLTIVTGAKNVTAGAVVPVALVGALLPNGMKIEEADLRGMTSYGMLCSAKELALDDKTLLPEEKNGIYLLPSDTPIGEDIHHVLGLDDVILEFELTPNRADCFSMIGVAREVAVLTDGILKKPMLNVHETSEIKVSSMITVNITDPEICPRYAVRVLTDVKVGPSPAWLKRRLRSAGIRSINNVVDVTNFVMLEQGQPMHAYDHAMLSRNELNVRLAQAGEKVTTLDDVKRELTDEMIVIADAGGVVGVAGVMGGLCSEVTKNSKTVVLEAAAFNSARIRRTARKLGLRSEASGRFERGVDVSRVTGALDRAAQLLEEMGACKVCTGIVDAYPNVVLPRQFSFTAQQVNNYLGTNFSACDMAVILKKLDFDIEESAGTELFKVTVPSWRGDVTGMADIAEEVARLKGYDQIPATTPSGVIVSGGQSTENKICDQLKRTLCSAGFCEVITYSFIHPSVFDKLLVPKEDVLRQTVPLLNPIVEEFSDLRTTLLPGILETVNRNLSRKNNDLKIFELSTVFSPNEGVDVLPDESLHLCGALVGKRAETSWNQGKEESDFYDAKGAVEQVFADLGISDVTFVQEATNSMHPGKCAVIQCDGQIIGVVGEVHPQVISAFDITHKVYVFDLAVNALISAAQRVRRYQPLPKFPAIVRDLALVLPQETPAQTVTEFIAKTGGPLLTDIRLFDVYTGEQVEAGYKSLAFSLVYRSAERTLTDNEVEPLYKALVDAVNVAMSAKIRE, via the coding sequence ATGCAGGCCTCGATTGAGTGGTTAAAAGAATATGTTGATTTTCAGGCTGATCCGGATATATTGGGAGAAAGTTTAACAATGGCAGGTATTCCTGTTGAACATGTGACCCATTTAGGTCAAAATTTGGAACATGTTGTGACAGGAAAGGTTAAGGAAATTTATCCTCATAGTCATGCGGATAAGCTAAATGTCTGTAAAATTGATGTGGGTAGTGAAGTACTGACAATTGTTACTGGGGCAAAAAATGTAACAGCAGGAGCTGTTGTTCCTGTTGCTCTTGTGGGTGCGCTTTTGCCGAATGGCATGAAAATTGAAGAAGCCGATTTGAGAGGAATGACTTCTTACGGCATGCTGTGCTCAGCAAAGGAATTGGCTTTGGATGATAAAACCTTATTGCCAGAGGAGAAGAACGGTATTTATTTGCTGCCGTCTGATACGCCCATTGGCGAAGATATTCATCATGTTCTGGGATTAGATGATGTTATTTTAGAATTTGAATTGACCCCTAATCGTGCCGATTGTTTTAGTATGATCGGTGTGGCACGGGAAGTGGCTGTTTTGACAGATGGGATACTCAAAAAACCGATGCTGAATGTTCATGAGACAAGTGAAATTAAGGTATCGAGCATGATCACTGTCAATATTACGGATCCCGAGATATGTCCTCGCTATGCAGTAAGGGTGCTGACGGATGTAAAAGTAGGTCCGTCCCCTGCCTGGCTCAAGCGCCGGCTGAGATCAGCGGGCATTCGTTCAATTAATAATGTTGTTGATGTAACGAATTTTGTCATGCTTGAACAGGGGCAGCCCATGCATGCCTATGATCATGCCATGCTATCAAGAAATGAACTGAATGTTCGACTGGCCCAAGCGGGTGAAAAGGTAACGACGTTAGATGATGTAAAACGTGAACTGACGGATGAAATGATTGTCATTGCCGATGCCGGCGGCGTCGTAGGTGTTGCGGGTGTAATGGGTGGATTATGCAGTGAAGTGACAAAAAACAGCAAGACTGTTGTTCTTGAGGCTGCGGCGTTTAATAGTGCCCGTATTCGGCGGACGGCTCGTAAATTGGGCCTAAGATCTGAAGCTTCCGGCAGATTTGAACGAGGCGTTGATGTTAGTCGCGTCACAGGGGCTTTGGATCGAGCAGCTCAACTATTAGAAGAGATGGGAGCTTGCAAAGTTTGTACAGGTATTGTGGATGCTTATCCAAATGTTGTGCTGCCACGGCAGTTTTCGTTTACAGCTCAGCAAGTGAATAATTATTTAGGTACCAATTTCTCCGCTTGTGATATGGCTGTTATTCTTAAAAAACTTGATTTTGATATCGAAGAATCGGCAGGTACGGAGCTGTTCAAAGTGACTGTCCCCTCATGGCGCGGTGATGTAACAGGTATGGCTGATATTGCCGAAGAAGTGGCCCGCTTAAAAGGGTACGATCAGATTCCGGCGACCACTCCTTCAGGAGTTATCGTTTCAGGGGGCCAAAGTACTGAAAATAAAATTTGTGATCAATTAAAGAGGACCCTTTGTTCAGCGGGATTTTGTGAAGTTATTACATATAGCTTTATTCATCCCAGTGTTTTTGACAAATTACTTGTGCCGAAAGAGGATGTTTTACGGCAGACGGTGCCGCTTTTAAATCCCATTGTTGAGGAATTTTCGGATCTTCGGACGACCTTGCTTCCAGGCATACTAGAAACAGTGAATCGCAACCTATCGCGGAAAAATAATGATCTGAAAATTTTTGAATTGAGTACGGTTTTTTCTCCTAATGAAGGCGTTGATGTTTTGCCTGATGAGTCGCTTCATTTGTGTGGTGCTTTAGTGGGGAAACGAGCTGAAACGAGTTGGAATCAAGGCAAGGAAGAAAGTGATTTTTATGATGCAAAAGGCGCTGTTGAACAGGTTTTTGCTGATCTGGGTATCAGTGATGTTACTTTTGTTCAAGAAGCAACCAATTCTATGCATCCAGGAAAATGTGCGGTTATTCAGTGTGATGGACAGATCATCGGTGTTGTCGGTGAAGTTCATCCCCAGGTTATCAGTGCTTTTGATATTACGCACAAAGTCTATGTCTTTGACTTAGCAGTGAATGCGCTTATTTCAGCGGCTCAGCGAGTTCGGCGTTATCAGCCTCTCCCGAAGTTTCCGGCGATTGTTCGTGATTTGGCGCTTGTGTTGCCTCAAGAGACGCCCGCACAAACAGTAACGGAGTTTATTGCTAAGACAGGTGGACCTCTTTTGACTGATATTCGTCTGTTTGATGTTTATACAGGCGAGCAAGTGGAGGCGGGTTACAAGAGTCTGGCTTTTTCCCTCGTTTATCGCAGTGCGGAACGGACTTTGACAGATAATGAAGTGGAACCCCTTTATAAGGCACTTGTCGATGCGGTGAATGTTGCCATGAGTGCGAAAATAAGAGAATAG
- a CDS encoding cell division protein ZapA yields the protein MDAKNCKSSVNLLGQTYHIKGDIDPGRLELVAAMLDKRMKDVAQKNFRFSPEMVAIITALNLADEFIRLQEDYQQLMKMIKEDH from the coding sequence ATGGATGCAAAAAACTGTAAGAGTTCAGTAAATCTGTTGGGGCAAACTTATCATATTAAGGGAGATATTGATCCAGGACGTCTCGAACTTGTGGCTGCTATGCTTGACAAGCGGATGAAGGATGTTGCTCAGAAAAACTTTCGCTTTTCTCCAGAAATGGTTGCCATTATTACAGCTCTGAATCTTGCTGATGAATTTATACGGCTACAGGAAGATTATCAACAACTGATGAAAATGATAAAAGAAGATCATTAA
- a CDS encoding DUF421 domain-containing protein produces the protein MFFYDEFGIYVIRIVILFTASLMVVRFMGNRAVGQLSPFDFVIMVGIGDLLITISMESGKNLLSGAEALVTLLALQQLLSHLALKNKVLRKWFEGTPVTLIQDGKILRENFTKTQFNYDDLRQELHKLGMDMTNLPQIRVARIESCGAFSLIKEPQCEPVTKQDIESYLTNIMENPFSPVGAKWKQIEQLAKDVPVLIELIKQQRPSADALSTNEKQLHS, from the coding sequence ATGTTTTTTTATGATGAATTTGGTATTTATGTCATCAGAATTGTTATCTTATTTACAGCATCACTCATGGTTGTACGGTTTATGGGTAATCGTGCTGTGGGACAATTGTCTCCCTTTGATTTTGTTATTATGGTTGGTATTGGTGATTTGCTTATTACCATTTCCATGGAATCTGGGAAAAATCTATTGTCAGGTGCTGAGGCACTTGTCACACTCTTAGCATTGCAGCAATTATTATCTCACTTGGCGCTGAAAAATAAAGTATTACGTAAATGGTTTGAAGGGACGCCTGTTACACTTATTCAAGATGGCAAGATTTTGAGGGAAAATTTTACTAAAACACAATTTAATTATGATGACTTGCGGCAGGAGTTACATAAACTGGGGATGGATATGACCAATTTGCCTCAGATTAGGGTGGCGCGGATCGAAAGTTGTGGTGCTTTTAGTCTGATTAAAGAACCTCAATGTGAGCCTGTGACCAAGCAGGATATTGAAAGTTATCTAACAAATATTATGGAAAATCCCTTCAGTCCAGTGGGTGCTAAGTGGAAGCAGATTGAGCAGCTTGCAAAGGATGTGCCAGTACTGATTGAGCTTATCAAGCAGCAAAGGCCATCTGCTGATGCCTTGTCTACTAATGAAAAACAGCTACATTCATGA
- a CDS encoding metalloenzyme yields MHILLVFIDGFGLGEADGEINPLVRFCPTFFHSLLQQPLTKACGRIISDEVCLVPTDATLGVSGLPQSATGQTALFTGINAAKKLGHHVQAFPGPQLAKIIAEQGILMQLQQQGYGVTSANAYSPDYFELVAKRRRRHSVTTLTILGAGLFLRSFAELKKGQAVYQDITNDMLSACHIPVISARQAGINLAKIVKKHDLTMYEYFQTDRIGHKQNWLKAEQIVQDLNDLLCGFWQEAHGDCMMVLTSDHGNFEDLSVKTHTLNDVPILIVGQDCQKIAVQITDLTSVTPAILSVMQEGDERND; encoded by the coding sequence ATGCATATTTTATTAGTATTTATTGATGGATTTGGACTAGGCGAAGCAGATGGTGAGATTAATCCGCTTGTGCGATTTTGTCCGACCTTTTTTCATTCTTTGTTACAGCAGCCCTTAACGAAAGCTTGCGGACGAATCATAAGTGATGAGGTGTGTCTTGTTCCAACTGATGCTACACTGGGGGTGTCAGGACTGCCGCAAAGTGCGACAGGACAAACAGCTTTATTTACAGGCATTAATGCTGCCAAGAAACTGGGTCATCATGTGCAGGCCTTTCCAGGACCACAGCTGGCTAAGATTATTGCCGAGCAGGGAATTTTAATGCAATTACAGCAGCAAGGTTATGGAGTAACTTCAGCGAATGCCTATTCACCTGATTATTTTGAATTAGTTGCCAAGCGGCGCCGTCGTCATTCCGTGACAACACTCACTATTTTAGGCGCGGGTCTTTTTTTACGATCTTTTGCCGAGCTCAAGAAAGGACAGGCTGTTTATCAGGATATTACGAATGACATGCTTTCAGCCTGTCATATCCCCGTTATTTCAGCAAGGCAAGCAGGAATAAACTTGGCGAAAATTGTAAAGAAACATGATTTAACAATGTATGAGTACTTTCAAACAGATCGCATTGGACATAAACAAAATTGGTTGAAGGCGGAGCAGATAGTACAGGATTTAAATGACCTTCTCTGTGGTTTTTGGCAGGAGGCTCACGGTGATTGTATGATGGTCTTAACGAGTGACCATGGGAATTTTGAAGATTTGTCCGTAAAAACGCATACACTCAATGATGTTCCCATACTTATTGTTGGCCAAGATTGCCAGAAAATAGCCGTACAAATTACGGATTTAACATCTGTTACGCCAGCCATACTTTCTGTAATGCAAGAAGGAGATGAAAGAAATGACTGA
- a CDS encoding DUF3656 domain-containing U32 family peptidase yields the protein MTELLAPVGNWEALVAAVESGAQAVYLGGKAFGARHYAANFDDKELSEAVRYAHLRKVLIYVTVNILIDTAELEELASYLRRLYTIGVDAILVQDIAVAKIAKQVVPDLPLHASTQMTIHNLAGVNYLASLGFCRVVLAREVSLDDIRTICKHSSVEIEVFIHGALCVSYSGQCLMSSLIGGRSGNRGKCAQPCRLPYELVDGKGNNVLMGKDAGEYLLSPKDLNTLELLPELVNAGVTSFKIEGRMKRPEYVAVVVDSYRRALNSVLASGQTNADDTVQKDLAQVFNRDFTTAYLQGKQGRAMMSDRRPNNRGTKLGRVLSYDRTNKQATIQLDEELAIGDIVEVWVKVGGRVNITVHDLIVNGEDVQTAPAGAMATVNVPSLVRASDRVFKTFDAKLMARARSFFSHQESLKRVGVYAEVTGKIGEALSITLTDEDGYVGTAQTNFICEQARNRPLTEATLRKQVERLGTTGFLLLGLVCHIEGELMVPVSEINEARRQAVEALEEARLSPFRRPAASQEPIAIKSLFLPSLPLKQKRPQLVVNVDRLDKVRAALEAGADGILLGGECYGHYNLTADDYQEALKLVHKAGRSIIFNTPRLVKEWQIPALLAQLKLFNDLQPDAVAIGNVGTLYLLKKHTDLAFQGDYPLNTFNKVALDFWTEQGATSVTLSPELNFSQIERLAAVKSVPIECLVHGHITMMVSEYCAVGSYLGGLTSGRKCSQACLKGQYYLKDRLNTRFPVVTDQYCRMHILNANELSMIPHVPRFGEIGVDRLRIEAKYMDVKAVNKMTQLYRQLIDQGDGHQAFASGQFESLEAANITRGHYFRGVL from the coding sequence ATGACTGAATTATTAGCTCCTGTTGGAAATTGGGAAGCTCTTGTTGCTGCTGTTGAAAGTGGTGCACAAGCTGTCTATTTAGGTGGAAAGGCTTTTGGTGCTCGTCATTATGCAGCAAATTTTGATGATAAAGAGCTAAGTGAAGCTGTGCGTTATGCCCATCTTCGCAAGGTGCTCATTTATGTTACGGTGAATATATTAATTGATACAGCGGAATTAGAAGAGCTAGCTTCTTATTTACGGCGTCTTTATACTATCGGCGTAGATGCAATCCTTGTGCAGGATATTGCAGTGGCCAAGATTGCCAAACAAGTTGTACCTGATTTGCCACTTCATGCCAGCACACAAATGACGATTCATAATTTGGCTGGTGTCAATTATTTGGCTTCACTTGGGTTTTGCCGTGTCGTGCTTGCCAGAGAAGTGTCACTCGATGACATTCGCACTATTTGTAAACATAGTTCCGTGGAAATCGAAGTATTTATTCACGGTGCTCTTTGTGTTTCTTATTCCGGTCAATGTTTGATGAGCAGCCTTATTGGCGGGCGCAGTGGTAATCGTGGGAAATGTGCTCAGCCATGTCGGCTTCCTTATGAACTTGTCGATGGCAAGGGCAACAACGTGCTTATGGGCAAAGATGCCGGCGAATATTTACTAAGTCCTAAAGATCTAAATACGCTGGAGTTATTGCCGGAGCTCGTCAACGCAGGTGTAACGTCGTTTAAGATTGAAGGCCGTATGAAGCGACCGGAATATGTCGCTGTTGTTGTTGATTCTTATCGTCGCGCTTTAAATAGTGTGCTTGCTTCAGGCCAAACGAATGCTGATGATACGGTGCAAAAAGATTTGGCTCAGGTTTTTAATCGTGATTTTACGACGGCCTATTTACAGGGAAAGCAAGGACGGGCTATGATGAGTGATCGTCGCCCTAATAATCGTGGCACAAAACTCGGTCGGGTTCTGTCTTACGATCGAACAAATAAACAAGCAACGATTCAGCTTGACGAAGAATTAGCTATCGGTGATATTGTTGAGGTATGGGTAAAAGTTGGCGGCCGTGTCAATATTACAGTGCATGATCTTATTGTTAATGGTGAGGATGTTCAAACAGCGCCAGCGGGTGCAATGGCAACAGTAAATGTTCCATCTCTTGTACGGGCAAGTGACAGGGTATTTAAAACGTTTGATGCTAAATTAATGGCAAGAGCCAGGTCCTTCTTTAGTCATCAGGAAAGTCTTAAGCGTGTCGGCGTTTATGCTGAAGTGACAGGCAAAATCGGCGAAGCTCTGAGCATTACCTTGACAGATGAAGACGGTTACGTGGGAACAGCGCAGACGAATTTTATTTGCGAACAAGCGCGTAATCGTCCCTTAACAGAAGCGACGCTTCGTAAACAAGTGGAACGATTAGGTACGACGGGCTTTTTGCTGCTTGGGCTTGTATGTCATATCGAGGGCGAACTAATGGTTCCTGTCAGTGAAATCAACGAGGCGAGAAGGCAAGCCGTAGAGGCGTTGGAAGAAGCTAGGCTGAGCCCTTTCCGGCGTCCTGCAGCTTCCCAAGAGCCCATTGCCATTAAATCGTTGTTTTTGCCTTCTTTGCCACTTAAGCAGAAGAGGCCACAGCTTGTTGTTAATGTGGATCGCCTGGATAAAGTCCGCGCGGCTCTCGAGGCTGGTGCCGATGGGATCTTGCTTGGCGGTGAATGCTATGGTCATTACAATTTGACGGCTGATGATTATCAAGAAGCCCTGAAGTTGGTTCACAAGGCGGGACGCAGTATTATTTTTAATACACCGCGCCTTGTTAAGGAGTGGCAAATTCCCGCTCTGTTGGCACAGTTAAAATTATTTAATGATCTTCAGCCTGATGCAGTCGCTATCGGTAATGTGGGTACACTTTATTTGCTAAAAAAACACACCGATCTTGCTTTTCAAGGCGATTACCCTTTAAATACATTTAATAAAGTTGCTCTGGATTTTTGGACGGAGCAAGGGGCAACTTCGGTGACGCTGTCGCCTGAACTCAATTTCAGTCAAATTGAGCGGCTAGCTGCCGTCAAATCTGTTCCTATTGAGTGTCTTGTTCATGGCCATATCACTATGATGGTATCAGAGTATTGTGCCGTTGGTAGTTATCTAGGCGGACTCACAAGCGGCAGAAAATGCAGTCAAGCCTGTCTTAAGGGGCAGTATTATTTAAAAGATCGGCTGAATACGCGCTTTCCAGTTGTAACAGATCAATACTGCCGCATGCACATTTTAAATGCCAATGAACTCAGTATGATTCCTCATGTGCCGCGCTTTGGCGAAATTGGTGTCGATCGGTTACGTATTGAAGCTAAGTATATGGATGTGAAAGCTGTGAATAAAATGACGCAGCTTTATCGGCAGCTCATTGACCAAGGGGATGGGCATCAGGCATTTGCAAGTGGCCAATTCGAATCGCTGGAAGCCGCTAATATTACGCGCGGACACTATTTTAGGGGTGTCTTATAA
- a CDS encoding endonuclease MutS2, whose translation MKSDIFRTLEFPKIIALVAGRTHCHWGREIAEQLQPSDEFDTVQRLLDETDAARTLLTSELTVPFGGISDIRSALKRAELGSVLDPEEIAAVGNTISAVRRLKAFFDRIEISLFALEPYILRLASFKLLENKIDEVIDEQARIRDNASVELSRLRRGIREQQGLVKTRLDSILRSVEYQKYFQEAIVTVRGDRYVVPVKQEYRHHFPGIIHDQSGSGATVFIEPMAIVNINNDIKQLAAAEKHEVERLLTVLSSRIGQDAAAILDSCENVAILDAIFARALLSLDMRAYRPELSRAGHLNLVNARHPLIDPSVVVPISVRLGQDFRTLLITGPNTGGKTVTLKLVGLFSLMTQSGLFLPAMAESVMPVFRNIFVDIGDEQSIEQSLSTFSAHMKHMVDILAAVTADDLVLVDEIGAGTDPDEGAALAMAILAYLQKKGCQTIVTTHYSELKTFAFSHEGIENASVEFDVETLRPTYRLIMGMAGSSNAFAISKRLGLQSELIEQAKELMDQSHADFEGILAKLEEQTLEFTKRNEEMTVLKQELTSLRTKLAREQETANTRRKALLDKSKNEAALIVRQARRTAEEVINELKAQFSENQQKIRQQKVQQARQKLSAELGDLNFLGDIDDDRPVLLRDKVTLGMTVFVPSLNQKGVVLDMSHDDLVLQMGIMKMTVPMNDCRMAAQPARESRTYRRTKPSKISPVTSVTRQIDVRGTTVDEAIEVIDKFLDEALLAGLNEVLVIHGKGTGALRHGLREHLKQHPSVNHIAIAEMNEGGDGATSVKLV comes from the coding sequence ATGAAATCAGATATTTTTCGTACATTAGAATTTCCCAAAATCATAGCACTTGTAGCCGGGCGAACGCATTGTCACTGGGGAAGGGAAATTGCGGAGCAACTTCAGCCGTCAGACGAATTTGACACTGTACAGCGACTGCTTGATGAGACGGATGCAGCGCGCACGCTGCTTACGTCAGAATTGACGGTACCTTTTGGCGGTATTAGCGATATCCGTTCGGCATTGAAGCGCGCAGAACTTGGATCGGTTCTTGATCCTGAAGAAATTGCTGCTGTAGGCAATACCATTTCAGCAGTAAGACGGTTGAAGGCATTTTTTGATCGCATTGAAATTTCATTGTTCGCTTTAGAGCCTTATATTTTGCGACTAGCTTCGTTTAAGCTGCTAGAAAATAAGATTGATGAAGTCATTGATGAACAGGCTCGTATTCGTGATAATGCCAGTGTCGAACTATCTCGCTTACGGCGGGGTATTCGTGAGCAGCAGGGCCTTGTCAAAACGCGTCTCGACAGTATTTTACGTTCTGTTGAGTACCAAAAATATTTTCAAGAGGCCATCGTAACGGTGCGTGGTGATCGTTATGTTGTTCCTGTCAAGCAGGAATATCGTCATCATTTCCCTGGGATTATTCATGATCAGTCAGGTAGTGGTGCCACCGTATTTATCGAACCTATGGCAATTGTGAATATTAACAATGATATTAAGCAGCTAGCAGCAGCAGAAAAACATGAAGTAGAAAGATTGCTTACTGTTTTATCCAGTCGTATTGGTCAAGATGCAGCAGCTATTTTAGATAGCTGCGAAAACGTCGCAATTCTTGATGCGATTTTTGCACGTGCCCTGCTTAGTTTAGATATGCGGGCTTATCGTCCGGAGCTAAGTCGTGCAGGGCATTTAAATCTGGTCAATGCACGCCACCCTTTGATTGATCCGAGCGTTGTTGTACCCATTAGCGTTCGGCTGGGACAGGATTTTCGGACGCTGCTCATTACAGGGCCGAATACAGGTGGAAAGACAGTGACGTTAAAGTTAGTTGGACTTTTTTCACTCATGACTCAGTCTGGGTTGTTTTTGCCTGCTATGGCTGAATCCGTTATGCCAGTATTTCGGAATATTTTTGTTGACATTGGTGATGAACAAAGTATTGAGCAGAGTTTGAGTACCTTTTCGGCTCATATGAAACATATGGTTGATATTTTAGCTGCTGTTACAGCCGATGATTTGGTGCTTGTTGACGAAATTGGTGCAGGGACCGATCCAGATGAAGGCGCAGCCTTGGCGATGGCTATTTTGGCTTATTTACAGAAGAAGGGCTGTCAAACCATCGTGACAACTCACTATAGCGAATTGAAAACATTTGCTTTTTCGCATGAGGGCATTGAAAATGCTAGTGTGGAATTTGATGTAGAAACATTGCGCCCCACTTATCGATTAATCATGGGTATGGCAGGAAGCTCTAATGCTTTTGCCATATCGAAGCGTCTTGGATTACAGTCAGAACTAATTGAGCAAGCCAAAGAATTAATGGATCAAAGTCACGCTGATTTTGAAGGCATTTTAGCGAAATTAGAAGAGCAGACACTTGAATTTACAAAGCGAAATGAAGAAATGACGGTGTTAAAACAGGAGCTAACAAGTTTACGTACCAAGCTGGCGAGGGAGCAGGAGACAGCCAATACCAGGCGAAAAGCTTTGCTTGATAAATCCAAAAATGAGGCGGCTTTAATTGTACGGCAGGCTCGGCGTACAGCGGAAGAAGTGATTAATGAGCTGAAAGCCCAGTTTTCTGAAAATCAGCAAAAAATTCGTCAGCAAAAAGTACAGCAAGCACGTCAGAAGCTATCCGCGGAGCTGGGAGATTTAAATTTCCTAGGAGATATTGATGACGATCGGCCGGTTTTGCTGCGTGATAAGGTCACGCTGGGTATGACTGTTTTTGTGCCGTCTTTAAATCAAAAAGGTGTCGTACTTGATATGAGTCACGATGATCTTGTGTTGCAAATGGGTATTATGAAAATGACGGTGCCTATGAATGACTGCCGGATGGCCGCTCAACCGGCGCGTGAAAGTCGAACCTATCGGCGTACAAAGCCGTCTAAAATCAGTCCCGTTACATCTGTTACTCGCCAGATAGATGTGCGGGGGACAACGGTTGACGAGGCAATTGAAGTGATTGACAAATTCCTTGATGAGGCGCTGCTTGCCGGACTTAATGAAGTGCTTGTTATTCATGGAAAAGGAACAGGTGCACTTCGCCATGGCTTACGTGAACACTTAAAACAGCATCCGTCAGTGAACCACATTGCCATTGCCGAGATGAACGAGGGCGGTGATGGTGCAACATCAGTTAAACTAGTGTAA
- a CDS encoding YbaB/EbfC family nucleoid-associated protein has product MFEQMGNLMDMVKKLQQNVNQVQEELKDERIVMTSGDVITVTLNGQQDVVAIEINPKYLTAENAVLLQDLLVATLNNAVTKSREVNQAALGKLSSDLNIPKIPGLF; this is encoded by the coding sequence TTGTTCGAACAAATGGGAAATCTCATGGATATGGTCAAAAAACTCCAACAGAACGTCAATCAAGTCCAAGAAGAATTGAAAGATGAACGCATTGTAATGACAAGCGGTGATGTCATTACAGTCACCTTAAACGGGCAGCAGGATGTGGTTGCCATTGAAATCAATCCCAAATATCTGACTGCCGAAAATGCCGTTTTATTACAAGATCTGCTTGTGGCTACATTAAATAATGCGGTAACAAAATCTCGTGAAGTCAATCAAGCGGCCCTAGGAAAACTATCCTCTGACTTAAACATACCTAAAATACCCGGTTTGTTCTAA